The following nucleotide sequence is from Helicobacter ganmani.
TATAAAACGATGGATTTTGCCTTTGAAGCAGAAATCTACAAAGCACTTTGTGGAGTTGCCAAAAAAGGCTTACTCAAAGAGCGCAGTAAGCCTGTTTATTGGAGTTGGGCTTGTCAAACTGCCTTAGCAGAAGCTGAAGTGGAGTACGAGGAAAAAGAGAGCGATTCCATCTTTGTCGCTTTTCCCTTGCAAGAAGATGCGCTTCAAGCATTAGGCACGCAAGAATTAGGAATCCACAAAGCCTCTTGTGTTATTTGGACAACTACTCCTTGGACTCTTCCTGCAAATAGCGGAATCGCTCTTAATCCCGAAGAACTCTACGCATTAACACAAGATAATAAAATAGTCCTCGCCTCCCAAGTAGAGAAATTGGCAGAACTTGGCATAGTGAAAAACAAGATTCTAAAGACATTCCACTCCCAAATCTTAGAAAACAAACACGCAACCAATCCGCTAAATGGAAGGAATTCTAAAATCATCTTAGGAGAACATGTCGCAAGCAACGAGGGAAGCGGTTGCGTGCATACTGCACCCGGACACGGAGAGGACGACTATTTCATCGGACTAAAATACGACTTGCCTATGTTAATGCCCGTAGATGATAAAGGTTGTTTTGATGAAACATTAATAAAGGAAAAATTATTCTTCAATCCCGATGAATTTGTGGGAAAATTTATCTTTGATACACACCCAAGAATCTTGGAGCTTTTGGGAGAACATTTGTTGCTTCATAGCAAAATCAAACATTCTTATCCGCACTGTTGGCGTTCGCACCAACCCGTAATTTTTCGCGCAACTGCACAATGGTTTATTCTAATGGACGAACCCTATACAAGCAATGGAGAAACTTTGCGTCAAGTCGCTTTACAACAAATTAAAAAAACGCGATTCTATCCCGAACACGGAATGCACAGAATCTACTCTATGATAGAGAATCGCCCCGATTGGTGTATTTCAAGGCAAAGAGATTGGGGTGTTCCGATTGCCTTTTTTAAAGACAAGCAAAGTGGCAAGGTTTTATTGGATTCAGAGATTTTGGATTTTGTTGCGGAAATTTTTACCAAAGAAGGTTGTGATGCGTGGTGGAGCAAAAGTGTAGAGGAACTCCTCCCGCCTCAACACAAAGACAAAGCAGGACATTTAGAAAAAGTGCAGCACATTTTAGATGTGTGGTTTGATAGTGGAAGCACTTGGAAAGCCGTGCTAGAGAGCGATAAATATGCTAGCGGAGGGAATCCTGCTAGTATGTATTTAGAGGGAAGCGACCAACATAGAGGTTGGTTTCATAGCTCTTTGCTCGTCAGCTGTGCAATCCATCAATGCGCACCTTACAAAAGTATCTTAACGCACGGCTTTACAATGGACGAAAATGGCGAGAAAATGAGCAAGTCTAAAGGCAATGTGGTTGCGCCAAAAGATGTATTAAAGGAATTTGGAGCAGAAATCCTGCGACTTTGGGTTGCGCAGAGTGATTATCAAAATGACCAAAGAATCTCTAACAATATCCTAAAACAAGTGAGTGAAAATTACCGCAAAATCCGCAATACGATTCGCTTTTTACTCGCCAATATAGGAACATTAGAAAGTTTAGAGACACGGCATTTTAGCCAAATTGATTTGTGGATATTGAAAAAAGCACAAAACTGCTTTAAAGAAGTTAATGCGCTTTTTAATGAATATGAATTTTCCAAAGGCTTGCAGGAGCTAAACTACTTTTTAAACGCGGAACTTAGTGGAATCTACCTTGACCTTTGCAAAGACAATCTTTATTGCAATGCGCTAGAGTCCAAAGAACGCAAAGCTGCACAAAATGTAATGGCTCTTATTTGTGGCAGATTGTTTGGGCTTCTTGCTCCAATTCTTACCTATACAATTAACGAAGCTTTAAACCACACAACGAGCAAGGCATTGTTGGAAAGTTGTGGAATTACAAAGGAGATTCAAAACCCAAATATTGCTGTGCTTGAAGTTCTTTATCAGCCGCTCCCTTGCTTTGAACAACCCAAGATAGATTTTGAAAAACTCTTGGCTTTGCGTTCCTGTTTCTTGGAGCAAATCGACAGCCTCAAAAAAGAATCTAAAATCAAATCCACATTAGAAGTAGATTTCATCACTTCCGCTAAAATTGCGGAGTTTGAGGAGTTGAATCTTTGGCTTATGGTAAGCGCAGTAGAGTGTAACAAAACAGCTTCCAATCTATTGGTGAGTTTTACCTTTGAGGGAGAGACTTATCACATTTGCAAAGCCAAAGGACACAAATGTCCGCGTTGTTGGCAATTTATCGCACAAGAAGCAGACACACCTTGTGTGCGTTGTGCTGGAGTTTTAGCAGATTCTAAAAAATCTTAGGAGCAAAAATGTTTGAAGGGTTTTTTGATTTGACACAACCTGTGGGGCTTGATGAGACTTGGGTAAGTATTTTTGTTGTGTGCTTTATGATGTGGCTTGGGTTTGTTGCAGTAAAACGCATTAAAGAAAAGAGAACAAACAAATGAACATTCTGCACACAGAGACTCTAAAAAGTTGGGGGGGGGGCAAAATAAAGTCTTAAACGAAATGAAGCTTATGCGCGAACTTGGGCATAAAGTCTTTTTGTTCGCCAATCCAAACACACAAATTGCACAAAGAGCGGAGAATCTTGGCTTTGAAGTGATTGCGTGCGAAATGTCTAAGAAAACCTATCATCAAAGCATTCCCAAGCTTTTTTCTATCGTCAAAAAATACCATATCCATTGCGTCATCACCCACGATTCTACTGATAGTTGGATAGGAGTAGCTACGCGCATTTTGTGCAGACTCAATGGAATCCGCACGATTTTTATGCGTGAGAGGCACAATCTCTACCCCATTAAAGGCTTTCTCTCTAAAGCATTGCATACACATTTGTTTGATAAGATTCTATACATTTCTGAAGCTGTAGGGGAATATTTAGAGCAAATTGGCGTCCCAAAATCTAAACTATTTTATCTCCCAGATACCATTGATACTACAAGCTTGAAACAAACAAAAAGCAGCTTTAGAGAGGAATTTGGAATCGCAGGGGATTCTTTGGTGATTGGCACTTTCACTTCTTTGTATCCCAAAAAGGGCGTGTATGACTTCGCAGAGGCTGCTAAACTTGTGTTAAAAGAATATCCTAATGCGGTGATTGTCTTTGGCGGTGGAATCAATGAAGGAATCAAAAATCAAATCCAACAAGACTTCAAGCAAAGAGAACGCATTATTTTCACGGGTTGGCGTGAAGATGCCCTCAATGTCATCAAAGCCTTTGATATTTATGTCTTCGCAAGCCACACCGAGGGGCTTGGAACGGTATTATTGGAGGCAATGTGTTCGCAAGTGCCTATCGTAGTGTATGACAAGCCTCCTATGAATCATCTAATTGCCCACAAACAAAGGGGGCTTTGTGCTTCATATTTGGACGCGCAAGATTTAAGTTGCCAAATCTTACACCTCATCACACACAAAGAGGAATCTCTAATGTATGCAAGAGGGGCTTTAGAGTATGTCTGCACCCGCCACGACCATACACGACTCAAAGGCGCACTTGAAAATCTCCTTGCTCAAGTCGCGCAAAGATTCCAAGATTCCATATAAGGGGCGCAATCAATGTTTCCAATTTGTATTTGCACATTACACCATATCCACACACAAAGCGATAGTTTGACAATTAGCCCAACAATGCTCCAAAAGGCGATTTTGCGAATTTTAGATATGGGATTTACCTTTATCACCTATGGAGAGTTCATAGAAGCAATTTTGCAAAACAAAAACATCGGAAAGAAAAAGGTACTCTTGACTTTTGATGATGGATATTTTGATTTATATCGCTTTGGATTCCCTATCTTAAAGGAGCTAAGAATCCCCGCGGTGTGTTTTTTGATTACCAATACAATCCGTGATTCTAAGCGAGAGATTTATGATTTAGAACCAAAACTTCACAAAAACTTCAACTACTCCAATGATTTAGAATATTTTCTGAATCTCTCTGAAATCCTAGAAATGCACGCAAGCGGACTTATGGAGTTTGATAGCCACAGCGCGACACATTTTTCTTGCAATAGCGAAGATACAGAGAGATTGAAGCAAGAATTGACGCACTCAAGAGATAAGATTTCGGAGATATTTCCCCACAAAAAATATTTTGGATTCTGCTTTCCTAGAGGAGATTTTAATACAAATGCTTTGAATCTTTTATCCACTTGTGGATACGATTTTGCCTTTAGCACCATAGATGGTGGGCTTTGCAAAGGAGATGACTTAAGGAGAATCCGTAGGATTGACATTTCTCAAAGCACGCGCAAGGAAGCGGATTATCTTTTTCGCTTAAGCAAAAAACTAAATCTTTATTCCTATCCCTTGCTTGGCAATCTCTATTCTAACTTTAGAAATCGCAAATTTCATCGTGTCCCCTGACATTTGTTTTGTAAGGTGAGTTACCAATTACACACTCACCCGCAAAACCAACCAAGATTTTCCTACTCGCCAACTCTTTAAAGACTATTTGAGGTTAAAATAATCCTTGATTGCTTCGGCTTTATCTGTCTTCTCCCAAGTAAATTCTGGCAATTCGCGTCCAAAATGTCCATAACTTGCAGTTTTTTGATAAATCGGACGCAGTAAATCTAAGGATTCTATAATTCCGCGCGGAGTGAGACGAAACACTTGTTTAACGCATTCTTCAATTTTAGAATCTTCTACTTTTCCTGTGCCGTGCGTATTGACAAGAATAGAAACGGGTTCTACCACGCCGATTGCATACGCAATTTGAATCGTAGCCTTATCACAGATTCCGCTTGCTACAAGATTCTTAGCCACATAGCGCATCGCATAAGCTCCGCTTCTATCTACTTTGCTTGGGTCTTTTCCGCTAAATGCACCTCCCCCGTGCGGACAACTTCCGCCATAAGTATCCACGATGATTTTGCGCCCTGTTAACCCTGCATCACCTTGTGGTCCGCCAATCACAAATTTACCTGTAGGATTCACAAAATAACGAATATTATCGTTTGCAAACTCTTTTGGCAAAACTTTTTTCACCACCTCTTCAATCACTGCACTTCTCAATGTATTTTGTGGAGTTTCTGGACTATGTTGCGTAGAAACGACAATCGTATCAATTCCTATAGGTATGCCATTTGCATATTTAATCGTTACTTGGGATTTGCCATCGGGACGCAAAAAAGGCAAAGTGCCATCTTTCCTAGCTCTTGCCAAACCCTCTGTAATTCTATGGGACAAATGAATTGGTAGTGGCATTAACACATCGGTTTCCTTACACGCATAGCCAAACATTAGCCCTTGGTCGCCCGCGCCAATCTCGCCGTCCTCTCTATCTACCCCTTGATTGATATCTGGACTTTGCTCGCCTACTCCATTTAACACGCCCGCGCTATGATAATCAAACCCATATCTTGCGTCAATATAGCCAATCTCTCGCACCACGCGTCTAGCAATATCTTGCATTGGCGCATAAGCCGTTGTTTTTAATTCTCCTGCAATCACGCAATAACCATTAGAAAGCAAAGTTTCACAAGCTACTCTCGCCTTTGTATCTCGCTCTATAATATAATCCAAAATTGCGTCGCTGATTTGGTCAGCCATTTTATCTGGGTGTCCTTCGGTTACAGATTCGGAAGTGAAAAGAAACTCTTTTTGCATAAATTCACCTTGTATTTTAAATTTTTGGGATTGTATCACAAAGAAACTTAATTTTAAATCTTGCAGATTTTAAGGGAAAATTACCAATATATTTTTACAATGGAATCCTAAAAGCAGTTTGGAATGTGGATTGCTATCCAAGTTAAGACTCACCCGCAAAGACGCAGTGGAAAATTCCTAGTATCCAAATATTATAAATTGCCACGAATTGCGTTGTAATTCTCACAAGAGTGAAAACCCACAATATCCCTCTGAAGCAATCCACAAATAAACAAAGTGGGTAAATTTTGATTGATACAAAATCTATTGTAGCTTCACACCCTGATTTTGCGACGAATTCCTAAAAAGCGTATAGGATTTCACTACATCTTTTTTTGTGAAATAAATCTGTAAATTGTGGCTCCTTATTTCATCTTTGGAAATCAAAACTCCGATTAAAG
It contains:
- the ileS gene encoding isoleucine--tRNA ligase yields the protein MDYKDTLALPTTNFPMRGNLPQNEPKTYQLWKSSRIYPTMEQNRKNASVTFNLHDGPPYANGHIHIGHALNKILKDMIVKQHYFQGEKVFYTPGWDCHGLPIEQQVEKKLGKEKKDSLPKIKIRELCRKHAEEFVQIQKNEFLELGIFGDFENPYKTMDFAFEAEIYKALCGVAKKGLLKERSKPVYWSWACQTALAEAEVEYEEKESDSIFVAFPLQEDALQALGTQELGIHKASCVIWTTTPWTLPANSGIALNPEELYALTQDNKIVLASQVEKLAELGIVKNKILKTFHSQILENKHATNPLNGRNSKIILGEHVASNEGSGCVHTAPGHGEDDYFIGLKYDLPMLMPVDDKGCFDETLIKEKLFFNPDEFVGKFIFDTHPRILELLGEHLLLHSKIKHSYPHCWRSHQPVIFRATAQWFILMDEPYTSNGETLRQVALQQIKKTRFYPEHGMHRIYSMIENRPDWCISRQRDWGVPIAFFKDKQSGKVLLDSEILDFVAEIFTKEGCDAWWSKSVEELLPPQHKDKAGHLEKVQHILDVWFDSGSTWKAVLESDKYASGGNPASMYLEGSDQHRGWFHSSLLVSCAIHQCAPYKSILTHGFTMDENGEKMSKSKGNVVAPKDVLKEFGAEILRLWVAQSDYQNDQRISNNILKQVSENYRKIRNTIRFLLANIGTLESLETRHFSQIDLWILKKAQNCFKEVNALFNEYEFSKGLQELNYFLNAELSGIYLDLCKDNLYCNALESKERKAAQNVMALICGRLFGLLAPILTYTINEALNHTTSKALLESCGITKEIQNPNIAVLEVLYQPLPCFEQPKIDFEKLLALRSCFLEQIDSLKKESKIKSTLEVDFITSAKIAEFEELNLWLMVSAVECNKTASNLLVSFTFEGETYHICKAKGHKCPRCWQFIAQEADTPCVRCAGVLADSKKS
- a CDS encoding glycosyltransferase family 4 protein codes for the protein MRELGHKVFLFANPNTQIAQRAENLGFEVIACEMSKKTYHQSIPKLFSIVKKYHIHCVITHDSTDSWIGVATRILCRLNGIRTIFMRERHNLYPIKGFLSKALHTHLFDKILYISEAVGEYLEQIGVPKSKLFYLPDTIDTTSLKQTKSSFREEFGIAGDSLVIGTFTSLYPKKGVYDFAEAAKLVLKEYPNAVIVFGGGINEGIKNQIQQDFKQRERIIFTGWREDALNVIKAFDIYVFASHTEGLGTVLLEAMCSQVPIVVYDKPPMNHLIAHKQRGLCASYLDAQDLSCQILHLITHKEESLMYARGALEYVCTRHDHTRLKGALENLLAQVAQRFQDSI
- a CDS encoding polysaccharide deacetylase family protein produces the protein MFPICICTLHHIHTQSDSLTISPTMLQKAILRILDMGFTFITYGEFIEAILQNKNIGKKKVLLTFDDGYFDLYRFGFPILKELRIPAVCFLITNTIRDSKREIYDLEPKLHKNFNYSNDLEYFLNLSEILEMHASGLMEFDSHSATHFSCNSEDTERLKQELTHSRDKISEIFPHKKYFGFCFPRGDFNTNALNLLSTCGYDFAFSTIDGGLCKGDDLRRIRRIDISQSTRKEADYLFRLSKKLNLYSYPLLGNLYSNFRNRKFHRVP
- the metK gene encoding methionine adenosyltransferase, whose amino-acid sequence is MQKEFLFTSESVTEGHPDKMADQISDAILDYIIERDTKARVACETLLSNGYCVIAGELKTTAYAPMQDIARRVVREIGYIDARYGFDYHSAGVLNGVGEQSPDINQGVDREDGEIGAGDQGLMFGYACKETDVLMPLPIHLSHRITEGLARARKDGTLPFLRPDGKSQVTIKYANGIPIGIDTIVVSTQHSPETPQNTLRSAVIEEVVKKVLPKEFANDNIRYFVNPTGKFVIGGPQGDAGLTGRKIIVDTYGGSCPHGGGAFSGKDPSKVDRSGAYAMRYVAKNLVASGICDKATIQIAYAIGVVEPVSILVNTHGTGKVEDSKIEECVKQVFRLTPRGIIESLDLLRPIYQKTASYGHFGRELPEFTWEKTDKAEAIKDYFNLK